One Candidatus Micrarchaeota archaeon genomic window carries:
- a CDS encoding DUF424 family protein produces MSVARVYVKEHRTLKGIVLAMCDEGLIGSVLRDGEIVIDLDTYRTFYTGELVDMSEAVSRLRRLLESRSLLSVNAVGENSIEVLRRAGVRVVIPTRFRIPHVQLFTPATPHTTL; encoded by the coding sequence ATGTCCGTTGCACGGGTTTATGTTAAGGAACACAGAACTTTGAAAGGTATCGTGTTGGCAATGTGTGATGAGGGTCTGATAGGTTCTGTTTTGCGTGACGGTGAAATCGTTATCGACCTCGATACATACAGAACGTTTTACACAGGCGAACTTGTCGACATGTCCGAGGCGGTGTCCAGATTGAGGAGATTGTTGGAATCGAGGTCATTGTTATCTGTGAACGCGGTGGGTGAAAATTCTATCGAGGTGTTGCGGCGGGCGGGCGTGCGCGTTGTCATTCCGACCCGTTTCCGTATACCGCACGTACAACTGTTCACGCCCGCCACGCCGCACACAACACTGTGA
- a CDS encoding endonuclease III domain-containing protein, with protein sequence MRRRISITDVFRLLLDRFGPQHWWPGDTEFEIIVGAVLTQNTNWANVEKAITNLKTHGCLDPIRLYRARKGTVARLIRSAGYYNQKAERLKTVTRWYLQLDRSKPTEVLREELLNIKGVGPETADSILLYALHRPVFVIDAYTRRMCERHGVSFKSYEEYREWFEKAFSQLADDEKVYVFNEFHALIVKLGKTYCKRNKPRCDECPLHGFMLRNTEL encoded by the coding sequence ATGCGCAGACGTATCTCGATTACAGACGTGTTTCGCCTGTTACTGGACCGTTTCGGACCGCAGCATTGGTGGCCCGGTGACACCGAGTTTGAAATAATCGTCGGTGCGGTTCTCACACAGAATACGAATTGGGCCAATGTTGAAAAGGCGATAACCAACCTTAAGACGCACGGTTGCCTCGACCCGATCAGGTTGTACAGGGCAAGAAAGGGTACGGTTGCGCGTCTCATCCGGTCGGCCGGTTATTATAACCAAAAAGCCGAACGGTTGAAAACGGTTACGCGATGGTATCTCCAGTTGGATAGGTCCAAACCTACCGAAGTTCTTCGTGAAGAACTGTTGAATATAAAAGGTGTCGGTCCAGAGACCGCTGATTCGATCCTTCTCTACGCTTTACATAGACCTGTGTTCGTTATCGATGCCTACACGCGAAGGATGTGCGAACGTCACGGTGTCAGTTTTAAATCTTATGAAGAATACAGGGAATGGTTCGAGAAGGCGTTCTCGCAACTCGCCGATGATGAGAAGGTGTACGTGTTCAACGAGTTTCATGCTCTCATAGTTAAACTGGGTAAAACCTACTGTAAACGAAATAAACCGAGGTGTGATGAATGTCCGTTGCACGGGTTTATGTTAAGGAACACAGAACTTTGA
- the gltX gene encoding glutamate--tRNA ligase, with product MKGANENRKDIEIERLILKHALKNAYDYGEARTKAIIGKVVAENPELKKDMKTLMKLIEQTVNRVNSMSREEIESAMERFEYVEKTEKPMEERIRESVPNATEGKVVTRIPPEPNAAALHIGHAKAMWLDRLVADLFRGRCILRWDDTNPESERSEYVSAIKEDLKSLGITWDDEVYTSDYIELMYRLCEKLIRDGHGYVCTCPPDRIHENRKKGIECSCRSRPVEENLRLWNDMLEGRIGPGKAIVRMKGDMKSKNTAMRDPTLFRIIDTEKTPHFRHGRKYRVWPTYDFSSAVMDSPDTLGITHPIRSKEYELRNEPYFKLMEFLGLSRPTLITISRLEIPGYPVSKRLIKPLVEEGKVWGWDDPRLLTVKGLLRRGIQPEAIKRFVLRFGISTVESRPDLSLLFAENRKLVDPVAPRRFFVNEPVVLVVEDAEPQTISLPNHPTNGSLGVRELTVGNRFYIPDERLGPGRTVRLKGLFNVKIVEMDEEKKEVKGTVAGKEPVKGVGILQWVSVEDALPCKVYIPGKLFDDKGRFVEDSMKEDEGYTESATVDALDRVVQFERYGFVRIDKVENGRVTAVFTHE from the coding sequence ATGAAGGGTGCGAACGAAAATAGGAAGGATATCGAGATAGAACGACTTATTTTAAAACATGCTTTGAAAAACGCTTACGATTACGGTGAGGCGAGGACAAAGGCCATCATCGGCAAGGTCGTTGCGGAAAACCCGGAACTTAAGAAGGATATGAAAACCCTGATGAAACTGATAGAGCAAACTGTCAACAGGGTAAACAGTATGAGCAGGGAAGAGATCGAATCCGCCATGGAACGGTTCGAATACGTAGAGAAGACAGAGAAACCTATGGAAGAAAGGATCCGCGAATCCGTACCGAACGCGACGGAGGGTAAAGTGGTAACGAGGATACCACCGGAACCGAACGCAGCGGCTTTACACATCGGACACGCAAAAGCGATGTGGTTGGACAGGCTCGTAGCCGACCTGTTCAGAGGCAGATGCATTCTTCGATGGGACGACACAAACCCCGAATCCGAGAGAAGCGAATACGTGTCGGCGATAAAGGAGGACCTGAAATCCCTAGGTATAACATGGGACGATGAGGTATATACATCAGATTACATAGAACTGATGTACAGGTTATGCGAGAAACTGATAAGGGACGGTCACGGATACGTTTGCACATGTCCCCCAGACAGGATCCATGAGAACCGTAAGAAAGGTATAGAATGTTCATGCAGGTCAAGACCTGTTGAAGAAAACCTGCGACTGTGGAACGATATGCTGGAAGGAAGGATAGGACCTGGCAAAGCAATAGTTCGGATGAAGGGTGACATGAAATCAAAGAATACGGCGATGCGGGACCCAACATTGTTCAGGATCATCGACACGGAAAAAACGCCTCATTTCCGTCACGGCAGAAAATACCGGGTCTGGCCCACCTACGACTTTTCATCGGCGGTGATGGATTCGCCGGACACGTTGGGAATAACACATCCCATAAGGAGTAAGGAGTACGAGTTGAGGAACGAGCCGTATTTCAAACTGATGGAATTTTTAGGGTTATCCAGACCGACGTTGATCACCATATCGCGTCTCGAGATACCCGGTTATCCGGTAAGCAAACGTCTGATAAAACCGTTGGTCGAAGAGGGCAAGGTCTGGGGATGGGACGACCCACGTCTGTTGACGGTCAAAGGTTTGTTGAGAAGGGGGATACAACCGGAAGCGATAAAGAGGTTTGTCTTAAGGTTCGGGATATCGACGGTTGAAAGCAGACCAGACCTGAGCCTGTTGTTCGCAGAGAACCGTAAACTCGTCGACCCGGTGGCACCGCGGAGGTTCTTTGTAAACGAACCGGTCGTGCTCGTTGTTGAAGATGCAGAACCGCAGACAATATCGTTACCCAACCATCCTACAAACGGTTCGTTGGGTGTCCGTGAACTGACCGTCGGTAACAGGTTCTATATACCTGACGAACGGTTGGGTCCTGGTAGGACGGTCAGATTGAAAGGATTGTTCAATGTAAAGATAGTTGAGATGGACGAAGAGAAAAAGGAGGTTAAAGGAACCGTTGCGGGCAAAGAACCGGTCAAAGGAGTCGGGATTCTGCAATGGGTTTCCGTAGAAGATGCGCTACCGTGCAAGGTGTACATCCCGGGCAAACTGTTCGATGATAAAGGGCGGTTCGTAGAAGACAGTATGAAAGAGGATGAAGGTTACACGGAAAGCGCAACAGTGGATGCGTTAGACAGGGTAGTACAGTTTGAAAGGTACGGGTTTGTAAGGATAGACAAGGTTGAGAACGGTAGGGTCACCGCCGTATTCACCCATGAATGA
- a CDS encoding transglutaminase domain-containing protein — MGSVPKQFTLTTVILILIMTVSYGELLPSEPSEVGFVRARVTQTWTVSTNTTYPPDTRIILTVYPLSNTLSQHVLNTTSNYPYKESLDDFGNVVYTFNITPLENSTNVTVRLVSDVVINYSVYKIYRDPSLYYLGSQPCVSNGTCFTKPGSELYRIADDIRGNGLISTLVNYSNFVYSRMTYVSNHDPPVNASQVYERGYGTCRDYAVLLMALLNAEGLRNRMVIGYVYSEDRWMPHAWVEVYDKESGMWIPVDPTTNEVLYLSAYHIRIAHQPEPDSLADTVIVKTDTPMNESFNTSFHVDVFEVKNFDIRPEVNLSLVRPNTLYLTVRNGQSSVVPLSIQVVLPLDTKWSKRRIVLLEPYSTFYDNASIPIDGSVYGIISYKIICTGLSKEGVLVLRASRNRPNYLPVLTYGVIVLVLGSLIYYTFTRRTS, encoded by the coding sequence ATGGGTTCGGTACCGAAACAGTTTACCCTCACAACGGTCATCCTGATTCTAATCATGACTGTTTCTTACGGAGAACTACTGCCTTCAGAACCTTCAGAGGTAGGATTCGTACGCGCAAGGGTTACCCAAACCTGGACGGTTTCCACCAACACTACATATCCGCCGGACACGCGGATCATACTCACCGTGTACCCGTTGTCTAACACGCTCTCTCAACATGTTTTGAACACGACCTCGAATTATCCGTATAAAGAATCTTTAGACGATTTCGGTAACGTGGTCTACACGTTTAACATCACCCCTCTGGAGAACTCAACGAACGTTACGGTCAGGTTGGTCAGCGATGTGGTGATAAACTATTCGGTGTACAAAATCTACCGCGACCCGTCCCTGTATTACCTTGGTTCGCAACCGTGTGTTTCGAACGGCACCTGTTTCACTAAACCGGGTTCGGAACTCTATCGCATCGCAGACGACATCCGCGGTAACGGTCTGATATCCACTCTGGTAAACTATTCAAATTTTGTGTATTCGAGGATGACCTATGTCAGCAATCATGACCCGCCGGTCAACGCATCGCAGGTCTACGAACGCGGTTACGGCACATGTAGAGATTATGCAGTGCTGTTGATGGCTCTGTTGAACGCCGAAGGGTTGAGAAACAGAATGGTTATCGGTTACGTGTATTCGGAGGATAGATGGATGCCGCATGCATGGGTTGAAGTGTACGATAAAGAGAGCGGTATGTGGATACCCGTTGACCCGACCACGAACGAGGTGTTGTACCTGTCCGCCTATCATATTCGGATAGCGCATCAGCCCGAGCCGGACAGTTTGGCAGATACGGTAATCGTCAAGACAGATACTCCTATGAACGAATCGTTCAACACGAGTTTTCATGTCGATGTGTTTGAGGTTAAGAATTTCGATATCCGTCCAGAGGTTAACCTGAGTTTGGTTCGTCCTAACACGTTGTACCTCACTGTCAGGAACGGTCAGAGTTCGGTCGTCCCACTGTCAATACAAGTAGTACTTCCTTTGGATACGAAGTGGAGCAAAAGACGTATCGTGTTGCTTGAACCGTACTCAACCTTTTATGACAACGCGAGTATCCCCATCGACGGATCCGTTTACGGGATAATCAGTTATAAGATAATATGCACCGGGCTGTCAAAAGAAGGAGTCCTCGTTCTCAGGGCTTCGCGTAACCGTCCTAATTACCTGCCCGTGCTGACCTACGGTGTCATTGTACTGGTTCTGGGTTCGCTGATATACTATACCTTCACAAGGAGGACGTCGTAG
- a CDS encoding uracil-DNA glycosylase, translating to MRCKWFDVCPLRRFEAEGKISLEWRRRYCEGDFTRCRRYQLEEKGIPHSDYLMPDGTYLKR from the coding sequence ATGAGATGCAAATGGTTCGATGTGTGTCCTTTGAGAAGGTTCGAAGCAGAGGGTAAAATATCTCTGGAGTGGCGGAGGAGGTATTGCGAAGGAGATTTTACCAGATGTAGACGGTACCAGTTGGAGGAAAAGGGTATCCCGCATTCGGATTATCTTATGCCCGACGGCACCTATCTCAAACGTTGA